The following are encoded in a window of Candidatus Paceibacterota bacterium genomic DNA:
- a CDS encoding arylsulfatase, whose product MHRREQAGVMQPRMKSIGAVLLAALLAGSAFAGQRPNIVFFIADDLGYGDLSCYGQQRFQTPNIDRLAREGMKFTAHYSGHNVCAPSRCVLMTGKHPGHAYIRDNRGGLGPEGEGQEPVPAGELKLPLTLKSLGYTLGGFGKWGLGAVGTTGEPARQGFDVFFGYNCQAVAHNYYPTHLWSNDTRVALGNPAFSARQKLPAGADPNAPESYAKFSGTQYAPDLIGAQALKFVRDNRDRPFFLYFPTTVPHLALQVPEDSLRPFAGKFPETPYPGDRGYLPHRAPRAAYAAMIARMDREVGRILDLVKDLGLEENTICVFTSDNGPLYDQLGGTDAEFFNSHAGLRGRKGSYYEGGFRVPCLVRWKGRITPGSVSARVTGFEDWLPTLLELIGEKSSTPGGIDGISFAPTLLGKRQEARPFLYREAPGYGGQQCARIGDWKAIRTNLNPRPRARDTQPAPLELYDLARDPGETNNVARQHPEVVKRLSALMRQQHVKSALFPIRALDGVAE is encoded by the coding sequence ATGCATCGCCGTGAGCAGGCCGGGGTCATGCAGCCGCGAATGAAATCCATTGGCGCGGTCTTGCTGGCAGCGCTCCTGGCGGGCTCCGCCTTCGCCGGTCAGCGGCCCAACATTGTCTTCTTCATCGCCGACGATCTCGGCTACGGCGACTTGAGCTGCTACGGCCAGCAGCGGTTCCAGACGCCCAACATTGACCGCCTCGCCCGCGAGGGCATGAAGTTCACCGCGCATTACTCCGGCCACAACGTCTGCGCGCCCTCCCGCTGCGTGCTCATGACCGGCAAACACCCGGGCCACGCTTACATCCGCGACAACCGCGGCGGCCTCGGCCCGGAAGGCGAAGGCCAGGAGCCCGTCCCGGCGGGCGAGCTCAAGCTCCCGCTCACGCTCAAGAGCCTGGGCTATACCCTGGGCGGCTTCGGCAAGTGGGGCCTGGGAGCGGTCGGCACCACCGGCGAGCCGGCCCGGCAGGGCTTCGACGTGTTCTTCGGCTACAACTGCCAGGCCGTCGCCCACAACTACTACCCGACGCACCTTTGGTCCAACGACACGCGGGTCGCCCTGGGCAATCCCGCCTTCAGCGCCCGCCAGAAGCTGCCCGCGGGGGCGGACCCCAACGCGCCCGAGAGCTACGCGAAGTTCTCCGGCACCCAGTACGCGCCCGACCTCATCGGCGCCCAGGCCCTCAAGTTTGTTCGTGACAACCGAGACCGCCCGTTCTTCCTCTACTTCCCCACGACCGTCCCCCATCTCGCCTTGCAGGTGCCCGAGGACTCGCTCCGCCCATTCGCGGGCAAGTTCCCCGAGACCCCTTACCCCGGGGACCGCGGCTACCTGCCGCACCGCGCGCCGCGGGCGGCCTACGCGGCCATGATTGCGCGCATGGACCGGGAGGTCGGCCGCATCCTCGACCTCGTCAAGGACCTTGGCCTGGAGGAGAACACCATCTGTGTCTTCACCAGCGACAACGGCCCGCTCTACGACCAACTGGGAGGCACCGACGCCGAGTTCTTCAACAGCCACGCGGGCTTGCGGGGCCGCAAAGGTTCTTACTACGAAGGCGGCTTTCGCGTGCCGTGCCTGGTGCGCTGGAAAGGGAGAATCACGCCCGGCTCTGTGAGCGCCCGCGTGACCGGCTTCGAGGACTGGCTGCCAACGCTGCTCGAACTGATCGGCGAAAAGTCCAGCACGCCCGGCGGCATTGACGGCATCAGCTTCGCGCCGACCTTGCTGGGAAAGAGGCAGGAGGCGCGTCCGTTCCTGTATCGCGAAGCCCCCGGCTACGGCGGCCAGCAATGCGCGCGCATTGGTGACTGGAAAGCCATCCGCACCAACCTGAACCCCCGGCCCCGCGCGCGCGACACGCAGCCCGCCCCGCTGGAACTCTACGACCTTGCCCGGGACCCCGGCGAAACCAACAACGTGGCGCGGCAACACCCGGAAGTCGTTAAACGGCTCAGCGCCCTCATGCGACAGCAGCACGTCAAGTCCGCCCTGTTCCCCATCCGGGCGCTGGACGGCGTCGCCGAGTGA
- a CDS encoding autotransporter-associated beta strand repeat-containing protein, with protein MRTLLKPNLLVGLLLAVLAANYASGVETIIYDNYNAVPNTIGFALQKGINSGITNTSGTRLTGTLITVDNRNLRYINTGLKPDSVYSMNSGGTRARVGTDNHFGQFTLSTGGSSPTAFDFASAIGSGGATPGNPLVYDVAIGMENNDGAMARMSFGISTTAPAPDPNTIGNDTFDFGVQIYRAATGDANNTVGKLIDFGSSGVTDIKAPIETTTVAMGSLISFLIRVTDAGSESGANYHSRVQVSRNAGSTWIYDTDTDENLPNGWRFDGATRYLVWDVAQDVNSATFENFSVKVYTSTWNGGGGGNDWSTAANWSSDLVPSTTVGEQLTFAGSTRLTPNMEGDYSIQGLKFASGAGSFTIGATAGKTLTLHGDILQNSANAQTLNTPMAIAATRTVNTASGDLTIGGAISGAGGITKTGSSTLTLGGANTYSGSTTVSAGTVRVNNTSGSGTGSGAVAVQTGATLGGSGAISGAVTVNSGGTLDPGAAANSIGTLTLNAAPSLSGTVVMQIHKSDSVCTADKVSLTSGGFNYGGTLTVTELAGSDALSGGEVFDLFDAAEFTGSFGTINLPTLPTQTPALNWYTGNLAVNGTIAVNRAPTADDYDLTRAKGVSMKINKASLSADLIDKASDADDGDTLSYDGLVSLTSNQGVAVTETTAYYLYYPINDNADWLDYKVKDNRGGLVTKKLNITVEPFYGSVHIQHYGGGQVTLSFWGIPGYSYFVQRSCGDTSHFEDLAVNNPVICSESGLVTYTDTPGSECNPAFYRLRTP; from the coding sequence ATGAGAACCTTGCTTAAGCCAAATCTGCTGGTCGGCTTGCTCCTGGCTGTCCTCGCGGCCAACTATGCCTCCGGCGTGGAGACGATTATCTACGATAATTACAATGCAGTTCCGAACACCATCGGCTTTGCGCTCCAGAAAGGTATCAATTCCGGGATCACTAATACCAGCGGCACGCGGTTGACGGGAACCCTCATCACCGTGGATAACCGGAACCTGCGTTATATCAATACAGGTTTGAAACCCGACTCGGTTTACTCGATGAACAGCGGCGGCACCAGGGCACGTGTCGGGACCGACAATCATTTCGGACAGTTCACTCTCTCTACAGGAGGGTCGTCGCCTACTGCGTTCGACTTTGCTTCGGCCATTGGCAGCGGCGGCGCGACCCCCGGCAACCCGCTCGTTTACGACGTTGCGATCGGCATGGAGAACAATGATGGTGCAATGGCGAGAATGTCGTTCGGCATCTCAACTACCGCACCCGCCCCTGATCCCAATACTATTGGGAATGATACTTTCGATTTTGGCGTTCAGATTTATAGAGCCGCCACTGGTGATGCCAACAACACGGTTGGAAAACTGATTGATTTCGGCTCATCAGGCGTGACTGACATAAAAGCACCCATCGAGACCACCACTGTGGCCATGGGGAGCCTGATTTCTTTCTTGATCCGCGTGACCGATGCGGGGTCGGAAAGTGGCGCCAATTATCACTCGCGGGTGCAGGTTTCACGGAACGCGGGCAGCACTTGGATTTACGACACTGACACAGATGAAAACCTTCCCAACGGCTGGCGGTTCGATGGCGCAACCCGTTATCTTGTTTGGGATGTTGCCCAAGATGTCAATTCGGCAACTTTCGAAAACTTCTCGGTCAAGGTCTATACCTCAACCTGGAACGGAGGCGGAGGCGGCAATGACTGGTCCACCGCCGCCAATTGGTCGAGCGACTTGGTTCCCAGTACGACTGTCGGCGAGCAGTTGACCTTCGCCGGTTCGACGCGACTGACTCCCAACATGGAGGGCGACTACAGCATCCAGGGGCTGAAGTTCGCCAGCGGCGCCGGCTCGTTTACCATCGGCGCGACGGCAGGGAAGACGCTCACGTTACACGGGGATATCCTCCAGAACTCGGCCAACGCGCAGACGCTCAACACGCCCATGGCCATCGCTGCCACGCGCACTGTCAACACGGCGAGCGGCGACCTGACGATCGGCGGCGCGATCAGCGGCGCGGGCGGGATCACCAAGACCGGCAGTTCCACGCTCACTTTGGGCGGCGCCAACACCTACTCCGGCAGCACTACCGTCAGCGCCGGCACGGTGCGGGTGAACAACACGAGCGGCAGCGGGACCGGCAGCGGGGCCGTAGCAGTTCAGACCGGGGCCACCTTGGGCGGCAGCGGCGCCATCAGTGGTGCCGTTACGGTAAATTCCGGCGGCACGCTCGATCCCGGCGCGGCCGCCAATTCCATCGGCACGCTGACGCTGAATGCCGCGCCGAGCTTGAGTGGCACCGTCGTCATGCAGATCCACAAGTCTGATTCGGTCTGCACCGCCGACAAGGTCAGCCTGACATCGGGAGGGTTCAACTACGGCGGCACGTTGACGGTAACGGAGCTTGCCGGGAGCGATGCACTCAGTGGCGGGGAAGTGTTCGACCTGTTCGATGCCGCGGAATTCACCGGCAGCTTCGGCACCATCAACCTGCCGACGCTCCCGACTCAAACGCCTGCGCTGAACTGGTACACGGGCAACCTGGCCGTGAACGGCACCATCGCGGTCAATCGCGCGCCGACGGCGGACGACTACGATCTCACCCGCGCCAAAGGGGTTTCGATGAAGATTAACAAAGCCAGTTTGAGCGCCGATTTGATAGATAAGGCGAGCGACGCGGACGACGGCGACACGCTCAGCTATGATGGGTTGGTGAGCCTGACCAGCAACCAGGGGGTGGCGGTGACGGAGACCACCGCTTACTACCTCTACTACCCAATCAACGACAATGCCGACTGGCTCGATTACAAGGTGAAGGACAACCGCGGGGGCCTGGTCACGAAGAAGCTCAACATCACCGTCGAGCCTTTTTATGGTTCCGTGCACATTCAACATTACGGTGGGGGGCAGGTAACGCTGTCATTCTGGGGCATTCCCGGTTATAGCTATTTCGTCCAACGCTCGTGTGGGGACACCTCTCACTTTGAAGACCTGGCGGTGAACAATCCGGTCATCTGTTCGGAGTCTGGCCTGGTCACCTACACCGACACGCCGGGATCGGAGTGCAACCCGGCCTTCTATCGGCTGCGAACCCCTTGA
- a CDS encoding S1/P1 nuclease, translating into MFLRRSMLMLLLAAGGALALIHSTANAWNGLGHRAVAELVWRQMDEAERRAASDLLRQHPHYARILTADVPAGADTNKWAFLTAAVWPDRVRPAGPGHPPKPESVTKYNVYPHGVEMPFARRADSTRALLKQYPAVEPTARIALADCIATLKNRKASPHDRAVSLAWTLHLLADLHQPLHCANLVTKERIRDLSAGGGFLVRNGAGNVVSLHAFWDQLPGVDQSYGRVIALADELARDPDLQPAALPERRRHRTLASWVRESHRIAVDFAYAANRVQFAHADAVESGKTPAAAIPAIAPDYLEAAQGIARRRLALAALRLADVLPRKW; encoded by the coding sequence GTGTTTCTCCGTCGAAGCATGCTCATGCTGCTCCTGGCGGCTGGCGGAGCACTTGCCCTAATCCATTCAACTGCCAACGCCTGGAACGGCCTGGGACACCGGGCGGTGGCCGAGTTGGTCTGGCGCCAGATGGACGAGGCGGAGCGGCGCGCGGCCTCGGACCTGTTGCGGCAGCATCCGCACTACGCCCGCATCCTCACGGCGGACGTGCCCGCCGGGGCGGACACGAATAAATGGGCCTTCCTCACCGCCGCCGTCTGGCCGGATCGCGTCCGCCCGGCGGGACCGGGGCACCCGCCCAAGCCGGAGTCCGTCACGAAGTACAACGTTTACCCGCACGGGGTCGAGATGCCGTTTGCGCGCAGGGCCGATTCAACCCGCGCCTTGCTGAAACAGTATCCCGCCGTCGAACCCACCGCCCGGATCGCCCTGGCCGATTGCATTGCCACCCTCAAGAACCGGAAGGCCAGCCCGCACGACCGCGCGGTGAGCCTGGCCTGGACACTCCATCTGCTCGCCGACCTGCACCAGCCGCTGCACTGCGCCAACCTGGTGACGAAGGAGAGGATCCGCGACCTCTCCGCCGGCGGCGGGTTCCTCGTGCGCAACGGCGCTGGCAATGTTGTGAGCCTGCATGCCTTCTGGGATCAACTGCCCGGCGTGGATCAATCCTATGGCAGGGTCATCGCTCTGGCGGACGAATTGGCCCGCGACCCGGACCTCCAGCCGGCAGCGCTCCCGGAGCGCCGACGGCACCGCACCCTCGCCTCCTGGGTGCGGGAAAGCCATCGGATCGCCGTGGACTTCGCCTACGCGGCGAACCGCGTCCAGTTCGCTCATGCCGACGCCGTGGAATCCGGCAAAACCCCGGCCGCCGCCATCCCGGCCATAGCGCCAGATTACCTGGAGGCGGCGCAAGGAATTGCGCGGCGCCGGCTGGCATTGGCGGCCCTGCGCCTGGCAGACGTGCTGCCGCGAAAATGGTGA
- a CDS encoding PEP-CTERM sorting domain-containing protein → MKNLIQAIAVLLLACATAQAEDILLISDNYDVTDSATGFGANSGVNKQIATRMTGSAATGLSYIQTATDKSAAAFSITGGKIAVKRSPNSGRFTLSADGTTAFNLASVLGTASATPAAPVIYEITMSMANTYQNTTRFSFALATVESNANVWDFGIQLYRADGADDFYQIGKRIDSGSRVGAQTPDAAGDINESIIATEAGTYGSELNFLMRVTDAGAESGANYHSQLQLSLDGGNSWFYDTAKDEDLPNGWRLDGAGRYLSWDQAGAGSGITAPTVTYDNFSVTIVPEPSSLALGLLAGAVGLIWRRR, encoded by the coding sequence ATGAAGAACCTGATACAAGCTATTGCCGTCCTCCTCCTGGCCTGCGCGACCGCCCAGGCCGAGGACATCCTCCTCATCTCCGATAATTACGACGTGACGGATTCCGCCACCGGTTTTGGAGCGAACAGCGGTGTCAACAAGCAGATCGCGACTCGGATGACAGGCAGCGCGGCAACCGGCCTCAGCTACATCCAGACCGCGACCGACAAAAGTGCCGCGGCCTTCAGCATCACAGGGGGCAAGATTGCGGTTAAGCGGAGCCCCAACTCGGGCCGGTTCACTCTTTCCGCGGATGGAACAACGGCTTTCAACCTGGCTTCGGTGCTCGGGACGGCATCGGCCACGCCAGCCGCTCCAGTGATCTATGAAATCACCATGAGCATGGCCAACACCTACCAGAATACCACGCGCTTCTCCTTCGCGCTCGCCACGGTGGAAAGCAACGCCAACGTCTGGGATTTCGGCATTCAGCTCTATCGCGCTGACGGCGCGGATGATTTTTACCAAATCGGGAAGCGTATTGACTCGGGATCACGTGTGGGTGCCCAAACTCCTGATGCTGCGGGTGACATTAATGAGTCCATCATCGCGACTGAGGCCGGAACTTACGGCAGCGAACTGAACTTCCTCATGCGAGTTACAGACGCAGGTGCCGAAAGTGGAGCCAACTATCACTCACAACTCCAACTTTCGCTTGATGGGGGCAACAGTTGGTTTTATGACACCGCCAAGGATGAGGATTTGCCCAACGGCTGGCGATTGGATGGCGCGGGCAGGTATTTGAGTTGGGATCAGGCTGGCGCCGGAAGCGGTATCACCGCTCCAACGGTCACCTACGACAACTTCTCGGTGACGATTGTTCCGGAACCTTCTTCACTGGCGCTGGGGCTTCTGGCGGGTGCCGTCGGTCTGATCTGGCGTCGCCGGTAA
- a CDS encoding Ig-like domain-containing protein → MRTCFTPALLASSLLTLFALGSASGATTIISDNYTVTTTTTGWALDTGVNFGINPPTTRLTGTAAANLRYIDTITDGRGPDKYGISNNRLLVKPGGGVGRFALAADDTTPFDFATALGTVDATPANPVVYDIKIAMRNDADGIERLSFGLATEEGDVNKLDFGVQLVHADAADSFYTIYKRIDRGSFNGTATADGTGDVNAIMATTANNTTGQLNNIMIRVTDAGSESGMNYNSRVQVSLNNGSTWVYDTDTDSALPNGWRLDGPGRVFVWDQAPNDGNVFYDNFSVVRQGTATTALVSPPDNALGLGPVVTLTAAASNSVPGDLTVTFYAREAPKPYPGSDFCIAVLPDTQNYAREAAGNGDAKKEMWFAQTDWIVSHRVSHNIVYVAGLGDIVQNGDRKDGNPNTTEWRNATNAMYRLENPTTTGLADGIPYGMAVGNHDQEPMGDEDGTTTHFNQYFGVSHFAGRSYYGGHYGDNNDSHYGVFSASGLDFIVLFFEYGRYGSGVLDWANGVLASHPNHRAIVVTHHAGSDRTPSSFSAQGSALYNGLKAKTNFFMMLGGHVAANGGEGSRSDTYLGRTVRTLISDYQGWMNGGNGYMRLMYFSPSNSTVTIKTYSPWLNQYKTDANSQMSFAYQMPLPSGPGSAGTPYIAVGTNTGVAPNTLSSFPWTGVQAKKSYDWYVKVADATGNTVTSAEWQFTTLAKFAPNAPPVAGNPFLMIPGDAPAVLTLPATDPNGDPLTFQITSEPLNGSIMDFNPGTGTLTYLPVRGYRGPDRISFVASDGMDDSPIASVNLSLSAPPDANANGLPDAWETLYGVADPDADEDGDGSSNLAEYRANTNPTNAASALRILSVENIYTGDIDLVWTSVGGTRYRVQYSDGDAGGGLTGPFIDILRFLYDEMDPAPYGEASLQSFSDVAPASKARFYRIRTVP, encoded by the coding sequence ATGAGAACCTGCTTCACGCCAGCCCTGCTGGCCAGCTCGCTGCTGACTTTGTTCGCCCTCGGCTCGGCATCCGGCGCTACAACAATCATCAGCGATAACTACACCGTCACCACCACCACCACAGGCTGGGCGCTCGACACCGGCGTCAACTTCGGCATCAATCCGCCCACGACCCGGCTGACCGGCACGGCGGCGGCCAACCTCCGATACATAGACACCATCACGGATGGGCGAGGCCCCGACAAGTATGGCATCAGCAACAACCGCCTGCTGGTCAAGCCTGGCGGCGGTGTCGGCCGGTTCGCCTTGGCGGCGGATGACACGACTCCTTTCGACTTCGCGACGGCGCTTGGGACAGTGGATGCCACGCCGGCCAATCCCGTGGTATATGACATCAAGATCGCCATGCGAAACGACGCCGACGGAATCGAGCGCCTGTCCTTCGGGCTGGCAACGGAGGAGGGCGATGTCAACAAGCTGGATTTCGGGGTGCAATTGGTGCATGCGGATGCCGCGGACAGTTTCTACACGATCTACAAGCGGATTGACCGAGGATCGTTCAATGGCACCGCCACTGCCGACGGTACCGGCGACGTCAACGCGATAATGGCGACGACGGCCAACAACACCACGGGCCAGTTGAACAACATCATGATTAGGGTAACGGACGCCGGGTCCGAAAGCGGAATGAATTACAACTCACGCGTTCAGGTGTCGCTCAACAACGGCAGCACGTGGGTCTACGACACCGACACCGACAGCGCGCTGCCCAATGGCTGGCGGCTGGACGGGCCGGGGCGGGTGTTCGTCTGGGACCAGGCCCCTAACGACGGAAACGTGTTTTACGACAATTTCTCTGTGGTCCGTCAGGGCACCGCCACCACCGCGCTGGTGTCGCCGCCGGATAACGCTCTGGGTCTCGGCCCAGTAGTCACGCTGACCGCGGCGGCCTCCAACTCGGTGCCGGGCGACCTGACGGTGACCTTTTACGCGCGCGAGGCGCCCAAGCCGTACCCGGGTTCGGACTTTTGCATCGCCGTGCTGCCCGACACGCAGAACTACGCGCGCGAGGCGGCTGGCAACGGCGATGCCAAGAAAGAGATGTGGTTCGCCCAGACCGACTGGATCGTCAGCCATCGGGTTTCCCACAACATCGTTTACGTGGCAGGACTCGGCGACATCGTGCAAAATGGCGATAGGAAAGACGGCAATCCCAATACCACCGAATGGCGCAATGCCACCAACGCGATGTATCGGCTGGAGAATCCGACCACCACCGGCCTGGCGGACGGCATCCCCTACGGCATGGCGGTGGGCAATCATGACCAGGAGCCGATGGGCGACGAGGACGGCACGACCACCCATTTCAACCAGTATTTCGGCGTGTCGCACTTTGCCGGCCGCTCCTATTACGGCGGCCACTATGGCGACAACAACGACAGCCATTACGGCGTGTTCAGTGCCAGTGGCTTGGACTTCATTGTGCTCTTCTTTGAATATGGCCGCTATGGTTCGGGTGTCCTGGACTGGGCCAATGGTGTCCTGGCGAGCCACCCAAACCATCGGGCTATCGTTGTGACCCATCACGCGGGCAGCGACCGGACCCCCAGCAGCTTCAGCGCGCAGGGGTCCGCCCTTTACAATGGGCTGAAGGCCAAGACGAACTTCTTCATGATGCTGGGCGGCCATGTCGCCGCAAATGGGGGTGAAGGCTCGCGGTCGGATACGTATCTGGGAAGAACCGTCAGGACACTCATCTCGGATTACCAAGGCTGGATGAACGGCGGCAACGGGTATATGCGGCTGATGTATTTCTCGCCGAGCAACAGCACCGTCACGATCAAGACCTATTCCCCCTGGCTCAATCAATACAAGACCGACGCCAACAGCCAGATGTCGTTCGCTTACCAGATGCCTTTGCCCAGCGGCCCCGGTTCTGCCGGGACACCCTACATCGCGGTGGGCACCAACACCGGCGTCGCCCCCAACACCCTTAGTAGTTTCCCGTGGACGGGGGTGCAGGCTAAGAAGTCCTATGATTGGTACGTGAAGGTAGCGGACGCAACCGGAAATACCGTGACCAGCGCGGAGTGGCAATTCACCACCCTGGCCAAGTTCGCCCCCAACGCCCCGCCCGTCGCCGGCAATCCATTCCTGATGATCCCCGGCGACGCCCCGGCCGTGTTGACGCTCCCGGCCACGGATCCCAACGGCGATCCGCTGACTTTCCAAATCACCAGCGAGCCGCTGAACGGCTCGATCATGGATTTCAATCCCGGCACCGGCACCCTCACTTACCTGCCCGTGCGGGGGTATCGCGGACCGGACCGGATCAGCTTCGTGGCCAGCGACGGCATGGACGACAGCCCGATCGCATCGGTGAACTTGAGCCTCTCCGCGCCGCCCGACGCAAATGCCAACGGCCTGCCCGATGCCTGGGAAACTCTCTACGGGGTTGCCGACCCGGACGCGGACGAAGACGGAGACGGCTCGAGCAACCTGGCGGAGTACCGGGCCAACACCAACCCCACCAACGCCGCCTCCGCGCTGCGCATTCTGTCCGTAGAGAACATCTACACCGGCGATATTGATCTGGTGTGGACTTCGGTCGGCGGCACGCGCTACCGGGTGCAATACTCGGATGGTGATGCCGGCGGCGGGCTCACCGGCCCCTTCATAGATATCCTCCGCTTCCTCTACGATGAAATGGATCCGGCCCCTTACGGCGAAGCCTCCCTGCAAAGCTTCTCCGATGTTGCGCCGGCCAGCAAAGCGCGCTTCTATCGCATCCGGACCGTTCCGTAA
- a CDS encoding response regulator transcription factor: MALRIAIVEDDPRWRSNLEALLRETEGLECVGSYPSGEAAIADLPQRRPQVVLMDINLPKMSGVECTRQLRALLPEVQIVMLTVYDDSDRIFQALQMGANGYLLKRASADEILQAIQDVHRGGAPMSAYIARKVVQSFQQQGTTTRPDEVLSKREAEVLGYVSRGYSDKEVAEALGLTPATVRSYLKTIYGKLHVHSRTQAIAKAAK; this comes from the coding sequence ATGGCATTGCGAATTGCGATTGTGGAGGACGACCCGCGCTGGCGCTCGAACCTGGAAGCGCTGCTTCGCGAAACCGAGGGCCTGGAGTGCGTCGGCAGTTATCCTTCCGGCGAAGCGGCCATTGCCGATCTCCCGCAGCGCCGCCCGCAGGTCGTGCTGATGGACATCAACCTGCCGAAGATGTCGGGCGTGGAGTGCACCCGCCAGCTCCGCGCGCTGCTGCCGGAGGTGCAGATTGTGATGCTCACAGTCTATGACGACAGCGACCGCATCTTTCAGGCGCTGCAAATGGGGGCCAACGGCTACCTGCTCAAGCGCGCGTCCGCCGACGAGATCCTGCAGGCGATCCAGGATGTGCACCGCGGCGGCGCGCCCATGTCGGCTTATATCGCGCGCAAGGTGGTGCAGTCCTTTCAGCAGCAGGGGACGACTACCCGCCCGGACGAGGTGCTCTCCAAACGCGAAGCCGAAGTGCTCGGCTACGTCTCGCGGGGTTACAGCGACAAGGAAGTGGCCGAGGCCCTCGGCCTGACTCCCGCCACCGTTCGCAGTTATCTCAAAACCATCTACGGCAAGCTCCACGTGCATTCCCGCACCCAGGCCATCGCCAAAGCCGCCAAGTAG